The following proteins are encoded in a genomic region of Thermocrinis sp.:
- the carB gene encoding carbamoyl-phosphate synthase large subunit has product MKVLILGSGPNRIGQGIEFDYACVQAIFALKEEGIQTIMINCNPETVSTDYDTADKLYFEPVVLENVLEVIRKENPDGVLIQFGGQTPLKLSIPLRNLNIPIFGTDPESVDIAEDRERFRDLMNRLNIRQTESKTARTKEEAVKSAREIGYPLLVRPSYVLGGRAMRIVYEEEELLDYLEEAVEVSYEKPILLDKYLSDSVEVDVDAIGDGEEFLIGAVMEHIEETGIHSGDSAASIPPYTLKEEVVEEIKQKTRLIAKALKVRGLINLQFAVKDGEVYILEVNPRASRTVPFVSKSIGYPLAKLAAKVCVGKKLRDLVPEVFERLEKGQTHYCSDFLPKDWEYYTVKEVVFPWNRFPEVDPVLGPEMKSTGEVMGIDKKFGLAYYKSQLGAGSRLPTEGKIFISVADRDKPKVVDLAKGFIDLCFEVLATSGTYKFLKEHGVSVKHVLKVSEGRPNIVDMIKNGEVQAVINTPTGRRARTDAYHIRRATVQQGIPYTTTLRGGYAMLEAIRCYLESGKKLKVYSLQEVFDEV; this is encoded by the coding sequence GCAAGCCATTTTTGCGCTAAAGGAAGAAGGTATTCAAACCATAATGATAAACTGCAATCCAGAAACTGTTTCCACAGATTACGATACTGCGGACAAACTCTACTTTGAGCCTGTGGTTTTGGAAAATGTGTTGGAAGTCATAAGAAAGGAAAATCCTGACGGTGTTCTAATACAGTTTGGAGGGCAAACTCCACTTAAGCTTTCTATACCACTAAGAAATCTAAATATTCCCATCTTCGGCACAGACCCAGAAAGCGTAGATATAGCGGAAGATAGGGAAAGATTCAGGGACTTGATGAATAGGCTCAATATCAGACAGACGGAGAGCAAAACAGCAAGAACAAAAGAAGAAGCCGTAAAATCTGCAAGGGAAATAGGCTATCCCCTTCTTGTAAGACCTTCCTACGTGCTTGGTGGTAGAGCTATGAGGATAGTTTATGAAGAAGAGGAGCTACTGGATTACCTGGAGGAAGCGGTGGAGGTAAGCTACGAGAAACCCATACTCTTGGACAAATATCTATCTGACAGCGTGGAAGTGGATGTGGATGCTATAGGAGACGGCGAGGAATTTTTAATAGGTGCGGTTATGGAACATATAGAGGAGACTGGCATTCACTCAGGTGATAGCGCCGCATCCATTCCGCCTTACACGCTTAAAGAAGAAGTTGTTGAAGAAATAAAACAAAAGACCAGGCTAATAGCTAAGGCTCTTAAGGTAAGAGGGCTTATCAACCTTCAGTTTGCGGTGAAGGACGGAGAGGTCTACATACTGGAGGTTAATCCGAGAGCGTCCAGAACTGTACCCTTTGTTAGCAAAAGCATAGGTTATCCTCTGGCAAAATTAGCTGCTAAGGTATGCGTGGGTAAAAAGCTAAGGGATCTAGTACCGGAGGTTTTTGAAAGACTTGAGAAAGGTCAAACCCATTACTGTAGCGACTTTTTACCAAAGGACTGGGAATACTATACTGTTAAAGAGGTTGTTTTTCCTTGGAACAGGTTCCCCGAGGTGGACCCAGTTTTAGGACCAGAGATGAAAAGCACGGGCGAGGTGATGGGTATAGACAAAAAGTTTGGACTGGCTTACTACAAAAGCCAGCTTGGAGCTGGCAGTAGGTTGCCAACGGAGGGAAAAATTTTTATAAGCGTAGCTGATAGAGACAAGCCTAAAGTGGTTGATTTAGCAAAGGGTTTTATAGACCTTTGCTTTGAGGTGCTGGCAACCTCTGGAACATATAAGTTTTTGAAAGAGCACGGAGTTAGCGTAAAGCATGTGCTGAAGGTATCCGAAGGAAGACCAAACATAGTGGATATGATAAAGAACGGGGAGGTTCAGGCGGTGATAAACACACCCACGGGCAGAAGGGCAAGAACGGATGCATACCATATCAGAAGGGCCACAGTCCAGCAGGGAATTCCATACACAACTACACTAAGAGGAGGGTATGCCATGCTTGAGGCCATAAGGTGCTATTTGGAAAGTGGAAAAAAGCTAAAAGTATACTCTCTTCAGGAGGTCTTTGATGAGGTATAG
- a CDS encoding M23 family metallopeptidase — MRYRYRPYTYKDPKSKSTSFIKLIRRLAILSLVFISFYTLFLLVGTRPEVENVDVLKLIPAEGNYVLNTSSAKIKKAELVIEQEGKSHLVLKEEFPQGTDRIEIKINSKSIGLKEGKATVRLKLNSGFLRTKQYVLDANVDLTPPSLEVISHSRDIRQGSTFAIKVKSDGSKADLDVNGLKIDMIKIKENQYFALVPIPLDGERLEINLTAQDLAGNKTSKSLNLAVRKAYFKKEHIRLTDDFINSVIYPLLGEEARGLSPEEAFRKINEDWRHKDIQKISQICKESEPSKLWNGEFIRLPKSKVVSDYGIERFYYYGDKQISYSRHMGYDFASVEQASVLASNDGVVVFVGDLGIYGTTIIIDHGLGLFSLYGHLSNTLVKEGQFVKKGEIIGNTGKTGLALGDHLHFGILIHGYEVNPIYWLDAKWIKNNIESVLEQ, encoded by the coding sequence ATGAGGTATAGATACAGACCATACACTTACAAAGACCCAAAAAGTAAAAGCACGTCTTTTATAAAACTCATAAGAAGGCTAGCCATCCTTTCTTTGGTTTTTATCAGTTTTTACACACTATTTTTGTTAGTTGGCACAAGGCCTGAAGTTGAAAATGTGGATGTCTTGAAGTTAATACCTGCGGAAGGTAACTATGTTTTAAATACGAGTAGTGCCAAAATAAAGAAGGCAGAGCTTGTTATAGAACAAGAGGGAAAATCTCACTTGGTGTTAAAAGAAGAATTTCCCCAAGGTACGGATAGGATAGAGATAAAGATAAACAGTAAGTCCATAGGGCTTAAAGAAGGAAAAGCCACCGTAAGGTTAAAGCTAAACTCTGGCTTTTTAAGGACAAAGCAGTATGTTTTAGATGCGAACGTAGACTTAACTCCACCATCCTTGGAGGTTATATCTCACTCCCGGGATATCAGGCAGGGTTCCACGTTTGCCATAAAAGTAAAAAGCGATGGATCTAAAGCAGACCTTGATGTAAATGGGCTTAAAATTGATATGATAAAAATAAAGGAAAATCAGTATTTTGCTTTAGTTCCCATTCCTTTAGATGGAGAAAGGCTGGAGATAAATCTGACGGCACAGGACTTGGCTGGAAATAAAACCAGCAAAAGCTTAAATCTTGCTGTAAGGAAAGCATACTTCAAAAAAGAGCACATTAGACTGACTGATGACTTTATAAACTCGGTTATATATCCCCTCTTGGGAGAAGAGGCCAGAGGTTTAAGCCCTGAAGAAGCTTTCAGAAAAATCAACGAAGATTGGAGACACAAAGACATACAGAAAATATCCCAAATATGTAAAGAAAGTGAGCCATCAAAACTCTGGAATGGTGAATTTATACGACTTCCCAAAAGTAAAGTAGTATCAGATTATGGAATTGAGAGGTTTTACTACTATGGGGACAAGCAGATAAGCTACAGCAGACACATGGGTTATGACTTTGCTTCTGTGGAGCAGGCTTCGGTTTTGGCGTCAAACGATGGAGTGGTAGTCTTTGTAGGAGACCTTGGAATATACGGCACTACGATCATAATAGACCACGGCCTTGGTCTTTTCAGTCTTTATGGACACCTTTCAAACACTTTAGTAAAAGAAGGTCAGTTTGTAAAAAAGGGAGAAATTATTGGAAACACGGGTAAAACAGGTCTTGCTCTCGGAGATCACCTGCACTTTGGCATTCTTATCCATGGTTATGAGGTAAATCCTATCTATTGGTTGGATGCAAAGTGGATAAAGAATAACATAGAGAGTGTATTAGAACAATGA